In Hemicordylus capensis ecotype Gifberg chromosome 3, rHemCap1.1.pri, whole genome shotgun sequence, one DNA window encodes the following:
- the LRRC18 gene encoding leucine-rich repeat-containing protein 18 isoform X1, whose amino-acid sequence MSWMMFYIPQQQISLGFLGLLFIHLNCFAFFLLGMAKGKPKGAKGKKVTLKVAKNCIKITFDGKHRLDLSKMGITTFPKCILKLDDVDELDLSRNMLKKIPDSIERFQNLRWLDLHSNQIDKLPETIGNLQSLVFLNLCNNKLTARSLPVELNQLKNLRNLNLGLNHIDNLPTTLGALKELQEVGVFDNLLTTIPNSIAKLPKLKKLNAKRNPFPGPTEEELFIDSIKRLETLYLVEEKDLCFPCLRKCQEERDKLNKLKNTVPVSLRKPNFSNLMTPNSQAKENQAEWRVSENLES is encoded by the coding sequence GTTCTACATTCCGCAGCAGCAGATCTCACTGGGATTCCTTGGGCTCCTTTTCATCCATCTAAATTGCTTTGCATTCTTTTTGCTGGGAATGGCTAAAGGGAAACCAAAAGGTGCCAAAGGGAAGAAAGtcactttaaaagttgccaagAACTGTATCAAGATAACATTTGATGGAAAACACCGCCTCGATTTGAGCAAGATGGGCATTACCACTTTCCCCAAGTGCATCCTCAAGCTCGATGACGTGGATGAGCTGGACCTCAGCAGAAACATGCTCAAAAAGATCCCAGACTCGATTGAGAGATTCCAGAACTTGCGCTGGCTAGATTTGCACAGCAACCAGATTGACAAGCTGCCAGAAACAATAGGGAACTTACAGAGCCTTGTTTTCTTGAACCTCTGCAACAACAAGCTGACAGCCCGCAGCTTACCAGTAGAACTGAACCAGCTCAAGAACCTACGTAATCTTAACCTAGGCCTGAACCACATTGACAATCTCCCAACCACTCTGGGGGCTTTAAAAGAGCTCCAGGAAGTAGGGGTATTTGACAATTTACTGACCACCATCCCAAACAGTATTGCAAAGCTTCCCAAGCTCAAGAAGTTGAATGCCAAAAGAAATCCTTTTCCTGGGCCCACAGAAGAAGAACTCTTTATCGACAGCATTAAGCGCCTTGAGACACTTTACTTGGTGGAAGAAAAAGATCTTTGCTTCCCATGCTTGAGGAAGTGTCAAGAAGAGAGGGATAAGTTGAACAAGCTGAAGAACACAGTGCCTGTCTCTCTTCGAAAGCCAAACTTTTCAAACCTCATGACACCCAATTCCCAGGCAAAAGAGAACCAAGCAGAATGGAG
- the LRRC18 gene encoding leucine-rich repeat-containing protein 18 isoform X2, which yields MAKGKPKGAKGKKVTLKVAKNCIKITFDGKHRLDLSKMGITTFPKCILKLDDVDELDLSRNMLKKIPDSIERFQNLRWLDLHSNQIDKLPETIGNLQSLVFLNLCNNKLTARSLPVELNQLKNLRNLNLGLNHIDNLPTTLGALKELQEVGVFDNLLTTIPNSIAKLPKLKKLNAKRNPFPGPTEEELFIDSIKRLETLYLVEEKDLCFPCLRKCQEERDKLNKLKNTVPVSLRKPNFSNLMTPNSQAKENQAEWRVSENLES from the coding sequence ATGGCTAAAGGGAAACCAAAAGGTGCCAAAGGGAAGAAAGtcactttaaaagttgccaagAACTGTATCAAGATAACATTTGATGGAAAACACCGCCTCGATTTGAGCAAGATGGGCATTACCACTTTCCCCAAGTGCATCCTCAAGCTCGATGACGTGGATGAGCTGGACCTCAGCAGAAACATGCTCAAAAAGATCCCAGACTCGATTGAGAGATTCCAGAACTTGCGCTGGCTAGATTTGCACAGCAACCAGATTGACAAGCTGCCAGAAACAATAGGGAACTTACAGAGCCTTGTTTTCTTGAACCTCTGCAACAACAAGCTGACAGCCCGCAGCTTACCAGTAGAACTGAACCAGCTCAAGAACCTACGTAATCTTAACCTAGGCCTGAACCACATTGACAATCTCCCAACCACTCTGGGGGCTTTAAAAGAGCTCCAGGAAGTAGGGGTATTTGACAATTTACTGACCACCATCCCAAACAGTATTGCAAAGCTTCCCAAGCTCAAGAAGTTGAATGCCAAAAGAAATCCTTTTCCTGGGCCCACAGAAGAAGAACTCTTTATCGACAGCATTAAGCGCCTTGAGACACTTTACTTGGTGGAAGAAAAAGATCTTTGCTTCCCATGCTTGAGGAAGTGTCAAGAAGAGAGGGATAAGTTGAACAAGCTGAAGAACACAGTGCCTGTCTCTCTTCGAAAGCCAAACTTTTCAAACCTCATGACACCCAATTCCCAGGCAAAAGAGAACCAAGCAGAATGGAG